One part of the Xylocopa sonorina isolate GNS202 chromosome 10, iyXylSono1_principal, whole genome shotgun sequence genome encodes these proteins:
- the LOC143428581 gene encoding pickpocket protein 28, producing the protein MHDDQMIQNMDAMPIKLYYREYSKSEDENEVVPIETTYRTTDRTTLNYLRSHDPNLPYSINTLHLQNPYKQPLRLEGYATRDNFKVRPASFKIMYRSKDASLRSRYNNKSLFKKESALTQHYDHDDDKAIRKSESQHCLKNSDIRTALEQYCANSSLHGLRYIGDSNLSIVERVFWIISFSLAVLTAAYYIWYLYQKWVSTPIIISLSPESVALDQFPFPSVTICNMNNAKKSEAIRINAGKNAKKKLLLEDVCNIENSTTTYDVDESAITWDSMMHFMIHVSQSCTEMLHLCKWHGNITDCEKIFNPSMTDEGMCCNFNSVHRKYLFYNPRDWADLNITFPFNSIDWNPETGYNENVPPDSIPWRPYGAGQFYGLTLVLDADIEEYYCSSSASVGFKMLLHNPVETPKIADFAFTVTPGEETRVIVAPRISTASKSIISVPQRKRKCFFTTERKLRYYRTYTQRNCVLECEANFTQKLCDCVQYYMPKSSNTPICEKKDDECATKARRQMEAKLYDDDIGISSSNFSETPSCNCYPGCYEINYNVQISQSKLVPSLSVSGAYVKKNRKYFTENMAVVHLFFVGSQFTKYVKNELFGFTEFLSSTGGLLGLFMGFSFLSLVEIVYFITLRVWCRVYKDRHITSHPTLHVQPYDMNEQVYPFVQ; encoded by the exons ATGCATGACGATCAGATGATCCAGAACATGGATGCAATGCCGATTAAGCTCTACTATCGAGAGTATTCGAAATCAGAGGACGAGAACGAGGTAGTGCCGATCGAAACTACTTATAGAACCACCGACAGAACGACATTGAATTACCTGAGGAGTCACGATCCCAATCTACCTTATTCCATCAACACCTTGCATCTACAGAATCCGTATAAGCAGCCCCTACGATTGGAGGGATACGCCACTCGAGATAATTTCAAAGTTAGGCCAGCTTCCTTCAAG ATAATGTATCGATCGAAGGACGCATCGTTGAGGTCTAGATACAACAATAAGTCGTTATTCAAGAAAGAAAGTGCTCTCACGCAACATTATGATCACGACGACGACAAAGCGATACG TAAAAGTGAAAGTCAACACTGTTTGAAGAACTCAGACATTAGGACTGCTCTGGAGCAATACTGTGCAAACAGTTCCCTCCATGGTTTGCGTTATATTGGAGATTCGAACCTATCGATTGTTGAAAG AGTCTTCTGGATAATATCCTTCTCCCTAGCAGTTCTAACAGCTGCTTATTACATTTGGTACCTCTATCAAAAGTGGGTCTCAACGCCCATCATTATCTCTCTCAGCCCGGAATCAGTGGCTTTGGATCAGTTTCCGTTCCCTTCAGTTACTATTTGTAACATGAACAACGCGAAAAAAAGTGAAGCAATTCGTATAAATGCTGG AAAAAACGCGAAAAAGAAGCTGTTATTGGAGGATGTGTGCAATATTGAAAATAGCACGACAACCTATGATGTGGACGAGAGCGCAATAACTTGGGATAGCATGATGCATTTTATGATCCAT GTGTCACAATCCTGCACAGAAATGCTACATTTATGCAAATGGCATGGCAACATCACTGACTGCGAGAAGATATTTAATCCATCCATGACGGACGAGGGAATGTGTTGCAACTTTAATTCTGTTCACAGAAAATACCTGTTTTACAATCC GCGAGACTGGGCCGACCTCAACATCACATTTCCATTCAACAGTATCGACTGGAATCCCGAAACCGGATACAACGAAAATGTACCACCTGATTCCATACCATGGAGACCTTACGGCGCTGGACAATTTTATGGTCTGACCCTTGTTCTCGATGCAGATATCGAGGAATACTACTGTTCGTCTTCTGCCAGCGTTGGTTTCAAG ATGCTGCTGCATAATCCAGTGGAGACGCCGAAGATTGCAGACTTCGCGTTCACGGTGACCCCGGGGGAGGAGACCAGGGTGATCGTGGCGCCCCGGATATCGACCGCAAGCAAGTCGATAATTTCCGTTCCCCAGAGAAAGAGGAAGTGCTTCTTCACAACTGAGAGAAAGCTCCGTTATTACAGAACGTACACGCAGAGGAATTGTGTCCTCGAGTGTGAGGCAAATTTCACCCAGAAGCTCTGTGATTGCGTTCAATATTACATGCCCA AATCCTCTAATACACCTATCTGTGAGAAGAAGGATGATGAATGCGCGACGAAAGCTCGTAGGCAAATGGAAGCCAAGCTTTACGACGATGACATCGGCATAAGTTCTTCGAATTTTTCAGAAAC ACCCAGCTGCAATTGTTATCCAGGATGTTACGAGATTAATTACAATGTGCAAATCTCACAGAGTAAATTGGTGCCAAGTTTGTCTGTTTCTGGGGCTTACGTGAAAAAGAATCGAAAATATTTCAC TGAAAACATGGCGGTGGTTCACTTGTTTTTCGTTGGATCCCAATTCACTAAGTACGTGAAGAATGAATTGTTTGGTTTCACTGAATTTCTTT CCAGCACAGGTGGTTTATTGGGTCTCTTCATGGGCTTTAGCTTCCTGTCATTGGTGGAAATTGTTTATTTCATAACGCTACGAGTATGGTGTCGTGTATACAAGGACAGACATATTACTAGCCATCCTACTCTCCACGTGCAACCATATGATATGAATGAACAAGTTTATCCATTCGTACAGTGA